A genomic window from Fimbriimonadaceae bacterium includes:
- a CDS encoding sigma-70 family RNA polymerase sigma factor yields the protein MLFTLLKDKTITGEDRDSLFEALLRNSYRQAYSLACRLTGNSAEAEDLVQETFLRAYRFFHRYDEKLPFTSWLYRIMTNAHIDGVRRRGRLKTTSFEQPAGSGVSTWEVPDPDAAPDRAMLRDAMGEHLQAALGTMTPEFRTAVLLADVEGMAYEEIADVMDTSIGTVRSRIHRGRKQLRRYLTKRFPRAYGEVGE from the coding sequence ATGTTGTTCACGCTGCTCAAAGACAAGACGATCACTGGCGAAGACCGCGACTCGCTGTTCGAGGCGCTCTTGCGCAACTCGTACCGCCAGGCTTACAGCTTGGCTTGCCGTCTCACCGGCAACAGCGCGGAAGCCGAGGATCTGGTCCAGGAGACGTTCCTGCGCGCCTACAGGTTCTTCCACCGTTACGACGAGAAGCTGCCGTTCACGAGCTGGCTGTACCGCATCATGACCAACGCGCACATCGACGGGGTGCGGCGGCGGGGTCGACTCAAGACCACCAGCTTCGAGCAGCCTGCGGGCAGCGGCGTCTCGACGTGGGAAGTGCCCGACCCGGACGCCGCTCCGGACCGCGCGATGCTTCGGGACGCGATGGGAGAGCACCTTCAAGCCGCGCTCGGCACGATGACCCCGGAGTTTCGAACGGCCGTGTTGCTCGCCGATGTCGAAGGCATGGCCTACGAGGAGATCGCCGACGTGATGGACACGTCGATCGGGACCGTTCGGTCCCGCATCCATCGCGGCCGGAAACAGCTGCGGCGCTATCTCACGAAGCGCTTCCCCCGAGCGTATGGAGAGGTAGGCGAATGA
- a CDS encoding glycine C-acetyltransferase produces the protein MNARFQTWLGSQLQDLRDHHLYKTPRILETPAGGRVRMDGREVVNLSSNNYLGLANHPKVRAAAVEAVERWGVGAGAVRWIGGTMEVHDELERRLAAFKHVDAVLVFTSGFTANSGCIPAVVTKQDVIISDELNHASIIDGVRLSSASYRKSDGWVYAHKDMDGLEDCLRRAQAAGFEKKMIITDGVFSMDGDIAPMPAIVDLAEQYDAFVMVDDAHGSGVLGDKGAGTTSHFGLYGRVDIQLGTLSKALGVVGGYIAGSGPLKEWLINRGRPYLFSTAHPPAIAASLIAALDVMENDPEPMRKLWDNTRWWKNALAEAGFDTMGSETPITPVYVGDEAQAQAMEKALWEEGVYALAIVYPTVPLGKARLRTMPNATHSHEDLAFALQAFKNVRDAMPLGR, from the coding sequence ATGAACGCCCGCTTCCAAACCTGGTTGGGTTCCCAGCTCCAAGACCTTCGCGACCACCATCTCTACAAGACGCCGCGGATCCTCGAAACGCCCGCGGGAGGACGCGTTCGCATGGACGGCCGCGAGGTGGTGAACCTCTCGAGCAACAACTATCTCGGGCTCGCCAACCATCCGAAGGTGCGCGCCGCGGCGGTCGAGGCCGTCGAGCGGTGGGGCGTCGGCGCGGGCGCGGTGCGATGGATCGGCGGCACCATGGAGGTGCACGATGAGCTTGAGCGGCGGCTGGCCGCGTTCAAGCACGTCGACGCCGTCCTCGTCTTCACCAGTGGGTTCACCGCCAACAGCGGATGCATCCCCGCGGTCGTCACCAAGCAGGACGTCATCATCAGCGACGAGCTCAACCACGCCTCGATCATCGACGGGGTGCGGCTCTCCTCCGCGTCCTACCGAAAGTCGGACGGTTGGGTCTACGCGCACAAGGACATGGATGGGCTGGAGGATTGCCTCCGGCGCGCGCAAGCGGCGGGCTTCGAGAAGAAGATGATCATCACCGACGGCGTGTTCAGCATGGATGGAGACATCGCCCCCATGCCCGCCATCGTCGATCTCGCGGAGCAGTACGATGCGTTTGTGATGGTGGACGACGCCCACGGGAGCGGGGTGTTGGGGGACAAGGGCGCGGGCACCACGTCGCACTTCGGGCTGTACGGCCGCGTCGATATCCAGCTCGGCACCCTGAGCAAAGCTCTCGGGGTGGTCGGAGGCTACATCGCCGGGTCCGGACCGTTGAAGGAGTGGCTCATCAACCGCGGACGCCCCTACCTGTTCTCCACCGCGCATCCGCCTGCGATCGCCGCGTCGCTGATCGCCGCGCTCGACGTGATGGAGAACGACCCCGAACCCATGCGGAAGCTCTGGGACAACACCCGTTGGTGGAAGAACGCCTTGGCGGAGGCCGGTTTCGACACGATGGGCAGCGAAACGCCCATCACGCCGGTCTATGTCGGCGACGAGGCCCAGGCGCAGGCGATGGAGAAAGCGCTCTGGGAGGAGGGCGTGTACGCGCTCGCCATCGTGTACCCGACGGTGCCCCTCGGCAAGGCGCGCCTCAGGACGATGCCCAACGCGACGCACTCGCACGAGGATTTGGCCTTCGCGCTCCAGGCATTCAAGAACGTCCGGGACGCGATGCCGCTCGGACGCTGA